In Deferribacter desulfuricans SSM1, the following are encoded in one genomic region:
- a CDS encoding ABC transporter permease: MMVEILIDATIRAGTSILFATLGEIVTERSGIINLGVEGLMLIGALSGFYVSHVTGNLYLGVIASFIFASLAGMIHAFITVYLRANQIVSGLALTMFGIGITALYGKKMIGIPLDGFKKISIPLLSKIPVVGVIFNQDILVYFSYFLVVALSFVLFKTRVGLKIRMCGENPAAADTAGINVFKVRFFSTIFGSGLAGIGGAYLSLAYTPMWIENMSAGRGWIAVALVIFASWYCYRAMFGAYLFGGINALQLRLQAIGTNVSAHILQMLPYLFTIIVLVIATIRLEKGAKVEPEALGISYDREDRR, encoded by the coding sequence ATGATGGTTGAAATATTGATTGATGCTACAATTAGAGCTGGTACATCAATTCTTTTTGCTACTTTAGGTGAAATAGTTACAGAAAGAAGTGGTATTATAAATCTTGGTGTGGAAGGCTTGATGCTTATTGGGGCTTTAAGCGGTTTTTATGTATCCCATGTTACTGGAAATCTTTATCTTGGTGTAATTGCGTCTTTTATTTTTGCTTCATTGGCTGGTATGATTCATGCTTTTATTACCGTTTATCTTAGAGCGAATCAGATTGTTAGTGGCCTTGCACTTACAATGTTTGGGATAGGGATCACTGCACTTTATGGGAAGAAAATGATTGGTATACCGCTTGATGGTTTTAAGAAAATTTCTATTCCGTTGTTATCAAAAATACCTGTAGTTGGAGTTATTTTTAATCAGGATATACTTGTATATTTTAGTTATTTTTTAGTAGTTGCACTCTCTTTTGTTCTGTTTAAAACGAGGGTTGGATTAAAAATTAGAATGTGTGGCGAAAATCCTGCTGCTGCTGATACTGCTGGTATAAATGTTTTTAAAGTGAGATTTTTCTCAACAATTTTTGGATCAGGTTTGGCAGGAATAGGTGGTGCTTATCTTTCTTTAGCATACACTCCAATGTGGATTGAAAATATGTCTGCAGGTAGAGGCTGGATTGCAGTGGCATTGGTTATCTTTGCATCCTGGTATTGCTATAGAGCTATGTTTGGGGCTTATCTATTTGGTGGGATTAATGCTTTACAGCTTAGGCTCCAAGCAATAGGGACTAATGTTTCTGCTCATATTTTGCAGATGTTACCTTACCTTTTTACAATAATTGTTTTAGTAATTGCTACTATTAGATTGGAAAAAGGGGCAAAAGTAGAGCCTGAAGCTCTTGGTATCTCTTATGACAGAGAAGATAGGAGATAA
- a CDS encoding phosphoribosyltransferase family protein: MTEKIGDKMDLKRKFLNIFKNKAEINGDIINVTEFLNHLVDFTALELIVDYFEYKLRNTEFNKFITVESSGIIFTSALAYKMKKDFVVVKKKLPITIDDYYSVSSFSFTKQEKTELFISKNVIRNGEKLVFIDDFYAHGNTFDAVKELCSEAGGEIVASAVVVNKSNESDIISLITKSDLKNFMEDVYE; encoded by the coding sequence ATGACAGAGAAGATAGGAGATAAGATGGATCTTAAGCGTAAATTTTTAAATATTTTTAAGAATAAAGCTGAGATTAATGGTGATATAATAAATGTTACAGAGTTTTTAAATCATTTGGTAGATTTTACAGCATTAGAATTAATAGTTGATTATTTTGAATATAAACTTAGAAATACTGAATTTAATAAATTTATAACTGTTGAAAGCAGTGGAATAATTTTTACTTCTGCGTTGGCTTATAAGATGAAAAAGGATTTTGTGGTTGTTAAAAAAAAATTACCTATAACTATAGATGACTATTATTCTGTCTCAAGTTTTTCTTTTACAAAACAGGAAAAAACTGAGCTGTTTATTTCAAAAAATGTTATTAGAAACGGGGAAAAGTTGGTTTTTATTGATGATTTTTATGCTCATGGAAATACATTTGATGCTGTCAAAGAATTATGCTCTGAAGCTGGAGGAGAAATTGTTGCTTCTGCAGTCGTTGTAAATAAGAGTAATGAAAGTGATATTATATCTTTAATAACAAAGAGTGATTTAAAGAATTTTATGGAGGATGTTTATGAATAG
- a CDS encoding sensor histidine kinase: protein MNKPKYNRLQIKITLIIFIILLILNILVGVYLANNVKKKSLLIVENYVKTLPLLVDRAINNFMTNGDKDAVKELVQRLSKDENILGIHIFGKNDDINCTYSSFATKYNQEYITSIYDHLKDKEKLELIKTKHLTFYSYYRPYKNEGACRKCHSDEGKIIGVLNINVDVNRISKIMSKEAVNVVITLIIFSLILTFLISFLINRLIIHPLKIIEDGMIQVANNNMGVRIKLRTRDEIERLAKFFNFMVSSLKRANQKIDNMHRNMLHVDRLTTIGQLMASISHEIKNPLNSIMINTDLLMMYCEKMGDKNTKRLVEGIISDAERIKMIIDQTLRFSKYTPNHVELINVEKFLNDIEAYVKRILFDREYIVFDIQKNGDWSDCYLKMSRIQLEQVFVNLIKNAIDAVKDVDNPRVVLDVNCDMDHIIFRFIDNGIGMSEEVKRNIFNEFYTTKKDGTGMGLSIVKEIIDANNGEIIVESKEGEGTIFTIKLDRYKEVEDDQ, encoded by the coding sequence ATGAATAAGCCTAAATACAACCGTTTACAGATAAAAATTACGTTAATCATTTTTATTATTCTTTTGATATTGAATATTTTAGTAGGGGTTTATTTAGCTAATAATGTAAAGAAGAAATCACTGTTAATTGTTGAAAATTATGTAAAGACTTTGCCATTATTGGTTGATAGAGCAATAAATAATTTCATGACTAATGGTGATAAGGATGCTGTTAAAGAGCTTGTTCAGAGATTGAGCAAAGATGAAAATATTTTGGGTATTCACATTTTTGGCAAAAATGATGATATTAATTGTACTTATTCTAGTTTTGCCACTAAGTACAATCAAGAGTACATTACTTCTATCTATGATCATTTAAAAGATAAAGAAAAACTTGAGTTGATCAAAACAAAACATTTAACTTTTTACTCGTATTATAGACCTTATAAAAATGAAGGGGCATGTAGAAAGTGTCATAGTGATGAGGGGAAAATTATTGGAGTTTTAAACATAAATGTAGATGTAAATAGAATATCAAAAATTATGAGTAAAGAAGCAGTTAATGTGGTTATTACTCTTATAATATTTTCTTTAATTTTAACATTTTTAATTTCATTTTTGATTAATAGGCTAATTATTCATCCTTTAAAGATAATAGAAGACGGTATGATTCAAGTAGCCAACAATAATATGGGGGTAAGGATTAAATTACGCACAAGAGATGAGATAGAAAGATTAGCTAAATTTTTCAATTTTATGGTAAGTTCATTAAAAAGAGCTAATCAAAAGATAGATAATATGCACAGGAATATGTTGCATGTGGATAGACTGACGACAATTGGCCAATTGATGGCATCTATAAGTCATGAAATTAAAAACCCTTTGAATTCTATCATGATAAATACCGATTTACTGATGATGTACTGTGAAAAAATGGGTGATAAAAATACAAAAAGGTTAGTTGAAGGTATAATTAGTGATGCAGAGAGAATTAAAATGATTATAGATCAGACTTTAAGATTTTCAAAGTATACACCAAATCATGTTGAACTTATTAATGTTGAAAAATTCTTAAATGATATTGAGGCTTATGTTAAAAGGATATTGTTTGATAGAGAGTATATAGTTTTTGATATCCAAAAAAACGGAGATTGGAGTGATTGTTATCTTAAGATGTCAAGGATTCAACTTGAGCAGGTTTTCGTAAATTTAATAAAAAATGCAATAGATGCTGTGAAAGATGTTGATAATCCAAGAGTTGTATTAGATGTAAATTGTGATATGGATCATATTATTTTTAGATTTATAGATAATGGGATAGGGATGAGTGAAGAAGTAAAAAGGAATATTTTTAATGAGTTTTATACCACAAAGAAGGATGGAACAGGGATGGGGCTTAGCATAGTAAAAGAGATTATAGATGCGAATAATGGTGAAATAATTGTTGAGAGTAAAGAAGGTGAAGGTACAATTTTTACAATTAAGCTGGATAGGTATAAAGAGGTAGAAGATGATCAATAA
- a CDS encoding glycosyltransferase family 2 protein yields the protein MINKISFVIPVYNEEENIKPLYSEITAVAKKLGYDYEIMFVDDASNDNSFKLIKELSSQDSHVKYVSFAVNCGQSAALYAGFQNSSGDVIITMDADLQNDPNDILEMIKYYPEYDVVNGWRYNRQDSLSKKIGSKIGNFVRNLLTKETIKDTGCALKILRGDMVRRIKMFKGLHRFIPTLMRLEGAKVIEVKVNHRPRIYGQSKYTNLRRAIEGFYDLIVVRWMIKRFLKIKVKESNV from the coding sequence ATGATCAATAAAATTTCGTTTGTAATACCAGTTTATAATGAAGAGGAAAACATAAAACCTCTTTATAGTGAAATTACTGCAGTTGCAAAGAAATTAGGGTATGATTATGAGATAATGTTTGTAGACGATGCAAGTAATGATAATAGTTTCAAATTAATTAAGGAGTTATCATCTCAAGATTCTCACGTTAAATATGTTTCTTTTGCTGTAAATTGTGGACAATCTGCAGCTCTTTATGCAGGGTTTCAAAACTCTTCAGGAGATGTAATAATCACTATGGATGCAGACTTACAAAATGATCCCAATGATATTTTGGAAATGATAAAATATTATCCTGAGTATGATGTTGTGAATGGTTGGAGATATAACAGGCAGGATAGTTTATCTAAGAAGATAGGTAGTAAAATAGGAAATTTTGTAAGAAATTTGTTGACAAAGGAAACTATTAAAGATACAGGATGTGCTCTTAAAATTTTAAGAGGTGATATGGTAAGGCGTATTAAGATGTTTAAAGGTTTGCATAGGTTTATTCCTACTCTGATGAGGTTAGAAGGTGCCAAGGTTATTGAAGTAAAGGTAAATCATAGACCTAGGATATATGGCCAATCGAAATATACAAATCTACGAAGGGCTATTGAAGGGTTTTATGATTTGATAGTTGTTAGATGGATGATTAAAAGGTTTTTAAAAATTAAGGTGAAGGAATCAAATGTCTAA
- a CDS encoding lipid-A-disaccharide synthase N-terminal domain-containing protein, which yields MSKTEIIMLAIGFTGQFLFFMRFFIQWIYSEKMKKSVIPVAFWYFSLGGSICLLTYAILRKDIVFIVGQSTGFLIYTRNLYFIHKERKRKLEND from the coding sequence ATGTCTAAAACAGAAATTATAATGTTGGCTATAGGGTTTACAGGACAGTTTTTATTTTTTATGAGGTTTTTTATCCAATGGATTTATAGTGAAAAGATGAAAAAAAGTGTTATCCCAGTTGCTTTTTGGTATTTTAGCCTTGGCGGTAGCATATGTTTACTTACATATGCGATTCTTAGGAAAGATATTGTTTTTATAGTGGGCCAATCCACGGGGTTTTTAATATATACAAGAAATTTGTATTTTATTCATAAAGAGAGAAAAAGAAAATTAGAAAATGACTGA
- a CDS encoding ArnT family glycosyltransferase, with amino-acid sequence MTDKRKIYIFLIFYFLITVYPLKFVPLFETTEARYSEIAREMVVTGDYLEPRFNGIKHFHKPPFAYWMIATGIKIFGNNGLGARFFGVLAAVLSIFFLYKLAKLFFENEEDYYNTALIYSTNFLFIAISRITSTDIYLTMWTVIAQYFLFRQIYHQKSYVNSLFYGFALGFGFLTKGPIIFLFTILPYLFVKFIDKSHKKVFTFKEIVLAVFVFLAVSLPWYIAVIVKNSDLLNYFLKVQTVDRVVTNRFHRYKPFYFFILVFIGGFLPYTLYFIKTAKLFKTLSSKFKILIFYFLIPFIIFSIAKSKLATYILPLFPISSILAYYGYKKVDKNFYRYFIAGILILIIFGVMISGYIYPPLNDFKKTCVLYGILVLLTISPVIINLKNSKFLSSVAFTMISLTFIIYLILPVIGPEIRGYRQMGLYLNKLDPDKKLDILVYNGFIPSLSFYRDKLVVMAYGKERETQFEKDEKYKSYYLTNDNEIMQFVKERGSFFLVTRPKYIKNFEKKFFAQCKEVFQQRKYSAYLCKNLQK; translated from the coding sequence ATGACTGACAAAAGAAAGATATATATTTTCTTAATATTTTACTTTTTGATAACTGTTTATCCCCTTAAGTTTGTACCTCTGTTTGAAACTACGGAAGCAAGGTATTCTGAAATTGCAAGAGAAATGGTAGTAACAGGGGATTATTTAGAGCCTCGTTTTAATGGAATTAAACATTTTCATAAACCACCTTTTGCTTATTGGATGATAGCTACAGGTATTAAAATATTTGGGAATAATGGGCTTGGTGCAAGATTCTTTGGTGTATTAGCTGCTGTTTTATCTATATTTTTCCTATATAAGCTTGCTAAGCTTTTTTTTGAAAATGAAGAGGATTATTATAACACTGCACTTATATACTCCACAAATTTTCTTTTTATAGCAATTTCAAGGATTACATCCACTGATATATATTTAACCATGTGGACAGTGATTGCACAGTATTTTCTTTTTAGGCAGATTTATCATCAAAAATCATATGTAAATTCATTATTTTATGGTTTTGCATTGGGGTTTGGGTTTTTAACTAAAGGTCCTATCATTTTTCTGTTTACTATTTTACCGTATTTATTCGTTAAATTTATAGATAAAAGTCATAAAAAGGTTTTTACTTTTAAAGAAATTGTCTTAGCTGTTTTTGTTTTTTTAGCTGTCTCGTTGCCTTGGTATATAGCAGTAATTGTTAAAAACTCTGATTTGTTAAACTATTTTTTGAAAGTGCAAACTGTAGATAGGGTTGTTACAAATAGGTTCCATAGATATAAGCCATTTTACTTTTTTATATTAGTCTTTATTGGTGGTTTTTTGCCTTATACGCTATATTTCATTAAAACAGCGAAATTATTTAAAACATTAAGTAGTAAATTTAAAATATTGATATTTTATTTTTTAATCCCTTTTATAATTTTTAGTATAGCAAAAAGTAAACTTGCTACATATATTTTGCCCTTATTCCCAATTTCTTCGATTTTAGCATATTATGGATATAAAAAGGTAGACAAAAATTTTTATAGATATTTCATAGCTGGGATACTTATTCTAATAATTTTTGGGGTTATGATTTCAGGTTATATTTACCCGCCTTTGAACGATTTTAAAAAGACATGTGTCTTATATGGGATTTTGGTACTCCTAACTATATCTCCAGTAATTATAAATTTAAAAAATAGTAAATTCTTAAGCAGTGTAGCATTTACTATGATCTCTTTAACGTTTATTATATATCTGATTTTACCAGTTATTGGTCCTGAAATAAGAGGGTACAGGCAGATGGGATTATATTTAAATAAACTTGATCCGGATAAAAAATTGGATATTTTGGTCTATAATGGATTTATCCCTTCTCTATCTTTTTATCGTGATAAACTTGTTGTTATGGCTTATGGAAAAGAGCGTGAAACTCAGTTTGAAAAAGATGAGAAATATAAATCATATTACTTAACAAATGATAATGAAATAATGCAATTTGTAAAAGAAAGAGGTTCATTTTTTCTTGTGACAAGACCAAAATATATTAAAAACTTTGAAAAGAAATTTTTTGCACAGTGCAAAGAGGTTTTTCAACAAAGAAAATATAGTGCATATTTATGCAAAAATTTACAAAAATAG
- the lnt gene encoding apolipoprotein N-acyltransferase: protein MQKFTKIGLFLLSLCLLVLSTPGYNYYLFAYFALLPFFYAINKLELRKAIFYTYVHFTFFYMITLSWIVITISEFGNAPKLVGIILLFLFSSYLALYWMIFVFVFKKGFNIVLISAFFTILEIIKSWFLTGFPWLNLGITQYNNPFISKLYSYIGELGVSFILVLINLSLFYFFTNKRAKYLYGILIFIFLVVFANIVPVNNKQKLSYLKIATIQPSYSQKDKWDPNKKEQLIDNVLKMYSSLEGNYDLIVLPESVFPTFCNEDDWIINYLASNKKSEGVIFGCLRYEGKEKIEYYNSVYFLKNNNYEYYDKIHLVPFGEYFPLKSILKPIEYYFFQDAEDFSLGNEYKIFELNQDVFIASPLCYESAYSSLVKKFLDKGTDLLVFLSNDSWFGKSKGRYQHLAIDIIRSYEFHRSVVRATQSGISACINPLEKGVVTLGISKKGVLKCDLPIIDDKTFFERVGYNYLIIIIILSLIYEIIKRNLLIKLFKKGNKK from the coding sequence ATGCAAAAATTTACAAAAATAGGATTATTTCTATTATCTTTATGTCTGTTGGTTTTATCTACTCCTGGTTATAATTACTATTTGTTTGCTTATTTTGCATTACTTCCATTTTTTTATGCAATAAACAAATTAGAGCTAAGAAAAGCTATTTTTTATACATACGTTCATTTTACTTTTTTTTATATGATTACTCTGAGCTGGATTGTTATTACTATCAGTGAGTTTGGTAATGCTCCTAAACTTGTTGGTATAATTTTGTTATTTCTGTTTAGTTCGTATTTAGCTCTTTACTGGATGATTTTTGTCTTTGTATTTAAAAAGGGTTTCAATATTGTTTTGATTTCAGCTTTTTTTACCATTTTGGAGATTATTAAAAGTTGGTTTCTTACTGGTTTCCCTTGGCTAAATCTGGGTATAACACAATATAATAATCCATTTATTTCAAAATTATATAGCTATATTGGCGAATTAGGAGTTTCTTTTATATTAGTTTTGATAAATCTATCTTTGTTTTACTTTTTTACAAACAAAAGAGCTAAATATTTATATGGAATTTTGATATTCATATTTCTTGTTGTATTTGCTAATATTGTTCCAGTTAATAATAAACAGAAATTAAGCTATTTGAAAATTGCAACCATTCAGCCATCTTATAGCCAAAAGGATAAGTGGGATCCTAACAAAAAAGAACAGTTGATAGATAATGTTTTAAAAATGTATAGTTCTTTAGAGGGTAATTATGACTTGATTGTTTTGCCTGAATCAGTATTTCCCACATTTTGCAATGAAGATGATTGGATAATTAATTATCTTGCTTCTAATAAAAAAAGTGAGGGGGTTATTTTTGGCTGTTTAAGATATGAGGGAAAAGAAAAAATAGAGTATTATAATTCTGTGTATTTTTTGAAAAACAATAATTACGAATATTATGACAAAATTCATCTTGTACCATTTGGTGAATACTTCCCTTTAAAGTCTATTTTAAAACCAATAGAATACTATTTTTTCCAAGATGCTGAAGATTTTAGTTTGGGAAATGAATATAAAATATTTGAGTTAAATCAAGATGTTTTTATTGCCTCACCGTTGTGTTATGAGTCAGCTTATTCATCACTTGTAAAAAAATTTTTGGATAAAGGGACTGACTTGCTTGTATTTCTTTCAAATGATAGTTGGTTTGGTAAATCGAAAGGGAGATATCAGCATCTGGCCATAGATATCATTAGAAGTTATGAGTTTCACAGGTCTGTGGTGAGAGCCACACAATCAGGCATTTCAGCATGTATAAATCCATTAGAAAAAGGTGTTGTAACATTAGGTATTTCTAAAAAAGGTGTATTAAAATGTGATTTACCTATAATTGATGATAAGACTTTTTTTGAAAGGGTTGGTTATAATTATTTGATTATAATTATTATTTTGTCTCTAATCTATGAAATTATTAAAAGAAACTTATTGATAAAATTGTTTAAAAAAGGTAATAAAAAGTAA
- the tatA gene encoding twin-arginine translocase TatA/TatE family subunit, protein MFGLGTQELLIILVIVLVIFGAGKLPQIGEGLGKAIKNFKKAANDAENAVDITPEEPNKQVESKSEDKKDA, encoded by the coding sequence ATGTTTGGATTAGGTACACAAGAGTTGCTAATTATTTTGGTTATTGTGCTTGTTATTTTTGGTGCTGGTAAATTGCCACAAATTGGCGAGGGGTTAGGTAAAGCCATTAAAAATTTTAAAAAAGCAGCAAATGATGCTGAAAATGCTGTTGATATTACACCTGAAGAACCAAATAAACAGGTTGAATCAAAGAGTGAGGATAAAAAAGACGCATAA
- a CDS encoding DUF1786 domain-containing protein — MAILSIDIGLGTADYLLFERGKKPENFIKLILPSPTNYFSKKIKECSGDLTVGGYTIGGGFVNRALKNYLKSYNVILSKTAARTVSDNLDEVLDDGFKVVEDIVNPDIFFCEIDKKKLDFIEEISNTNIYKILVAAQDHGYEEGKSDRVVRINFLKEFLAEGLLNAKFEAQDDIPNNFTRWNSLKNQLEDLGINKYAISDTSVVAALGASYVSRGFPCITVDVGNGHTFIALIDKDFKISAFIEHHTSMLNKDKIDNYIKMLCNYDVSHEDVYNDGGHGAHIYFKIPGIELNNIPVLVTGPRRSELFDFGENITFASPLGDVMITGNVGLLMQQSLL, encoded by the coding sequence ATGGCTATATTATCAATTGATATAGGGCTGGGGACTGCAGATTATCTGCTATTTGAAAGAGGTAAAAAACCAGAGAATTTTATTAAATTGATTTTACCTTCTCCAACAAATTATTTTTCTAAGAAGATTAAAGAGTGCAGTGGTGATCTTACTGTAGGTGGATATACAATAGGGGGAGGTTTTGTAAATAGGGCTCTAAAAAATTATCTAAAAAGTTATAATGTGATTTTATCAAAAACTGCTGCAAGAACTGTTAGTGATAATCTTGATGAAGTTTTAGATGATGGGTTTAAAGTAGTTGAGGATATCGTAAATCCTGATATTTTTTTTTGTGAAATAGATAAAAAAAAATTAGATTTCATTGAAGAGATTTCAAATACTAATATTTATAAAATACTTGTAGCTGCTCAGGATCATGGCTATGAAGAGGGGAAATCGGATAGAGTTGTTAGAATAAATTTTTTGAAAGAGTTTTTAGCGGAGGGTTTGTTAAACGCAAAATTTGAAGCTCAAGATGATATCCCTAATAATTTTACAAGGTGGAACTCTTTAAAAAATCAGCTTGAAGATTTGGGGATAAACAAATATGCTATTTCAGATACTTCAGTAGTGGCTGCACTTGGCGCTTCATATGTTTCAAGAGGTTTTCCTTGTATTACTGTTGATGTGGGTAATGGGCATACATTTATTGCCCTTATTGATAAAGATTTTAAAATATCTGCTTTTATTGAACATCATACTTCTATGTTAAACAAGGATAAAATAGATAATTATATTAAAATGCTTTGTAATTATGACGTTTCACATGAAGATGTATATAACGATGGGGGGCATGGAGCTCATATTTATTTTAAAATTCCTGGTATTGAACTAAATAATATCCCTGTATTAGTGACTGGCCCACGCAGGAGTGAATTGTTTGATTTTGGAGAAAATATAACTTTTGCTTCACCTTTAGGTGATGTGATGATTACTGGGAATGTAGGTTTATTAATGCAACAATCTTTACTATGA
- a CDS encoding energy-coupling factor transporter transmembrane component T family protein: protein MNTLLKFLIFISTIALVSSANSLALLLLFTIIVFILSKFSKINIKILLYYVKPFLFLLIFTFIIQLIFSQNGSFNPNFSNLGLSLIYTLRFFLIILLSALLTITTSPFDLVKIIYHLMIPLKVFKINSEEIAITSILAIRFIPLVFEEAEKIRIAQKIRGEERSFFKNLFSIDEFIIPLINRIFYFADQMSITLMYKRDWSKILKFSRPKNKEFLVFITVELLILLGFRYV from the coding sequence ATGAATACGTTGTTGAAATTTCTCATATTTATTTCAACAATAGCATTGGTTTCCTCTGCTAACAGTCTGGCTTTATTATTATTGTTTACAATTATTGTATTTATTTTATCTAAATTTTCTAAGATAAACATAAAGATATTATTATATTATGTTAAACCTTTTCTTTTTTTACTTATATTCACGTTTATAATACAATTAATATTTTCTCAAAATGGGAGTTTTAATCCAAACTTTTCAAATTTAGGTTTGAGTTTGATTTATACATTAAGATTTTTTTTAATAATACTTTTATCAGCATTACTAACTATTACGACATCCCCTTTTGATTTAGTAAAAATTATTTATCACTTAATGATCCCTTTAAAGGTATTTAAAATTAATAGTGAAGAGATCGCTATAACTTCTATTTTAGCAATTAGATTTATCCCGTTGGTTTTTGAAGAAGCAGAAAAGATTAGAATTGCTCAAAAGATTAGGGGTGAAGAGAGAAGTTTTTTTAAAAATCTTTTTAGTATTGATGAGTTTATAATCCCTCTTATAAATAGGATATTTTATTTTGCTGATCAGATGTCCATAACTTTGATGTACAAAAGGGATTGGTCAAAGATTCTTAAATTTTCAAGGCCTAAAAATAAAGAGTTTTTAGTTTTTATTACTGTAGAATTGTTGATATTGTTAGGTTTTAGATATGTATAA
- the truA gene encoding tRNA pseudouridine(38-40) synthase TruA — translation MYKKKCVVEYDGTYFFGWQRQKDLRTVQGVIEAALSKIYKSSINIVGSGRTDTGVHAVGQVFHFVSERYLENRSVLLGLNSVLPEDVVIKHVEDVDLSFHAQKSAISKTYIYKIYNYQIRSALFRNRAWWIRDNIDVDLLNEYLKFFKGEKDFSAMCLKRSVPENPVRTINYIFAKRDGDFINIEINANGFLHNMVRNIVGTVIDLYSDNSSPEKIEEILKSKDRKNAGRTAPPQGLYLKEVFY, via the coding sequence ATGTATAAGAAAAAATGTGTTGTAGAATACGACGGTACATATTTTTTTGGATGGCAAAGACAGAAAGATTTGAGAACTGTGCAAGGTGTAATAGAAGCTGCGCTATCAAAAATATACAAAAGTAGTATAAACATAGTTGGATCTGGTAGAACTGATACTGGGGTGCATGCAGTTGGACAGGTTTTTCATTTTGTCTCTGAGAGGTATCTTGAAAATAGATCTGTTTTGTTGGGATTAAATAGTGTATTACCAGAGGATGTGGTTATAAAACATGTTGAAGATGTTGATTTATCCTTTCATGCTCAAAAATCAGCAATTAGCAAAACTTATATATACAAAATTTATAACTACCAAATAAGATCTGCACTTTTTAGAAATAGAGCTTGGTGGATTAGAGATAATATTGATGTGGATTTGTTAAATGAGTATTTGAAGTTTTTTAAAGGGGAGAAGGATTTTAGTGCTATGTGTTTAAAACGAAGTGTACCAGAAAACCCTGTTAGAACAATTAATTATATTTTTGCAAAGAGGGATGGTGATTTTATAAATATTGAGATAAATGCAAACGGTTTTTTACATAATATGGTTAGAAATATTGTAGGGACTGTAATTGATTTATATTCTGATAATAGTTCGCCAGAAAAGATAGAAGAAATTCTAAAGAGTAAGGATAGAAAAAATGCTGGGCGTACAGCCCCGCCTCAAGGACTTTATTTAAAAGAGGTGTTTTATTAA